A single region of the Micropterus dolomieu isolate WLL.071019.BEF.003 ecotype Adirondacks linkage group LG02, ASM2129224v1, whole genome shotgun sequence genome encodes:
- the LOC123963348 gene encoding glucose-6-phosphatase catalytic subunit 1-like isoform X1, whose protein sequence is MDLLYSSGVSSTYYLQTHFSHSQGYFLSVSMATDLRNTFFLLFPIWFHVQQAEAIKLVWVAVVGDWVNLVLKWLLFGERPYWWVQETGYYGNSSQPIIEQFPMTCETGPGSPSGHAMGAAAVYYTMMSSLLATVLKKEGHQIRKWCVRVSLWMLFWCVQVCVCLSRVFVAAHFPHQVITGVVIGILLAESLSRTQQIYEAGLRSYLLASLLLLSLALLMYLCLRLVGVDLLWSVEKARCWCRHAEWVSVDTSPLASLFRNTGTLLGLGLGLHSPLHAHANRVVFSRGAEGATYRLICLSATLVLLQLFDSAFRPPVHSGALFYLLSFCKSATVPLATVAVVPYCVTAALGYKGQKLL, encoded by the exons ATGGACTTGCTCTACAGCTCCGGTGTGAGCAGCACGTACTACCTGCAGACCCACTTCAGCCACAGCCAGGGCTACTTCCTCTCAGTgtccatggcaacagacctccgCAACACCTTCTTCCTGTTGTTCCCGATATGGTTCCATGTACAGCAAGCTGAAGCCATCAAACTGGTGTGGGTGGCAGTAGTGGGAGACTGGGTCAATCTGGTGCTGAAATG GCTTCTGTTTGGAGAGCGTCCCTATTGGTGGGTTCAGGAGACAGGTTACTATGGCAACTCCTCCCAACCAATAATAGAGCAGTTCCCCATGACTTGTGAGACGGGGCCAG GAAGTCCGTCCGGTCATGCCATGGGGGCTGCAGCAGTCTACTACACCATGATGTCATCACTCCTCGCCACAGTGCTGAAGAAAGAAGGACATCAAATCAGGAAATG gtgtgtgcgtgtctcACTGTGGATGCTCTTCtggtgtgtgcaggtgtgtgtgtgcctctccaGGGTCTTCGTTGCTGCTCATTTCCCACATCAGGTCATCACAGGAGTTGTCATAG GTATCCTGCTGGCAGAATCTCTCAGTCGGACCCAGCAGATCTATGAGGCTGGCCTGCGTTCTTACCTCCTTGcctccctgctcctcctctccctgGCTCTCCTCATGTACCTGTGCCTCCGGCTGGTAGGCGTCGACCTCCTCTGGAGTGTGGAAAAAGCGCGGTGCTGGTGCCGCCATGCAGAGTGGGTCAGTGTGGACACCAGCCCCTTGGCCAGCTTGTTCAGAAACACTGGGACTCTGCTGGGCCTGGGCCTGGGGCTCCACTCTCCTCTGCATGCGCACGCCAACAGAGTAGTGTTCAGCAGGGGGGCTGAGGGCGCCACCTACAGGTTGATCTGTTTAAGTGCGACACTGGTGCTGCTGCAGTTGTTTGACTCTGCTTTTAGGCCACCTGTCCACAGCGGAGCTCTATTTTATCTGTTGTCATTCTGTAAAAGTGCCACAGTGCCTCTGGCTACTGTGGCTGTTGTTCCTTACTGTGTCACTGCAGCTCTGGGGTACAAGGGACAGAAGCTGCTATGA
- the LOC123963348 gene encoding glucose-6-phosphatase catalytic subunit 1-like isoform X2, translated as MDLLYSSGVSSTYYLQTHFSHSQGYFLSVSMATDLRNTFFLLFPIWFHVQQAEAIKLVWVAVVGDWVNLVLKWLLFGERPYWWVQETGYYGNSSQPIIEQFPMTCETGPGSPSGHAMGAAAVYYTMMSSLLATVLKKEGHQLSLSSRCVRVSLWMLFWCVQVCVCLSRVFVAAHFPHQVITGVVIGILLAESLSRTQQIYEAGLRSYLLASLLLLSLALLMYLCLRLVGVDLLWSVEKARCWCRHAEWVSVDTSPLASLFRNTGTLLGLGLGLHSPLHAHANRVVFSRGAEGATYRLICLSATLVLLQLFDSAFRPPVHSGALFYLLSFCKSATVPLATVAVVPYCVTAALGYKGQKLL; from the exons ATGGACTTGCTCTACAGCTCCGGTGTGAGCAGCACGTACTACCTGCAGACCCACTTCAGCCACAGCCAGGGCTACTTCCTCTCAGTgtccatggcaacagacctccgCAACACCTTCTTCCTGTTGTTCCCGATATGGTTCCATGTACAGCAAGCTGAAGCCATCAAACTGGTGTGGGTGGCAGTAGTGGGAGACTGGGTCAATCTGGTGCTGAAATG GCTTCTGTTTGGAGAGCGTCCCTATTGGTGGGTTCAGGAGACAGGTTACTATGGCAACTCCTCCCAACCAATAATAGAGCAGTTCCCCATGACTTGTGAGACGGGGCCAG GAAGTCCGTCCGGTCATGCCATGGGGGCTGCAGCAGTCTACTACACCATGATGTCATCACTCCTCGCCACAGTGCTGAAGAAAGAAGGACATCAA TTGTCTCTGTCCTccaggtgtgtgcgtgtctcACTGTGGATGCTCTTCtggtgtgtgcaggtgtgtgtgtgcctctccaGGGTCTTCGTTGCTGCTCATTTCCCACATCAGGTCATCACAGGAGTTGTCATAG GTATCCTGCTGGCAGAATCTCTCAGTCGGACCCAGCAGATCTATGAGGCTGGCCTGCGTTCTTACCTCCTTGcctccctgctcctcctctccctgGCTCTCCTCATGTACCTGTGCCTCCGGCTGGTAGGCGTCGACCTCCTCTGGAGTGTGGAAAAAGCGCGGTGCTGGTGCCGCCATGCAGAGTGGGTCAGTGTGGACACCAGCCCCTTGGCCAGCTTGTTCAGAAACACTGGGACTCTGCTGGGCCTGGGCCTGGGGCTCCACTCTCCTCTGCATGCGCACGCCAACAGAGTAGTGTTCAGCAGGGGGGCTGAGGGCGCCACCTACAGGTTGATCTGTTTAAGTGCGACACTGGTGCTGCTGCAGTTGTTTGACTCTGCTTTTAGGCCACCTGTCCACAGCGGAGCTCTATTTTATCTGTTGTCATTCTGTAAAAGTGCCACAGTGCCTCTGGCTACTGTGGCTGTTGTTCCTTACTGTGTCACTGCAGCTCTGGGGTACAAGGGACAGAAGCTGCTATGA